One Elusimicrobiota bacterium DNA window includes the following coding sequences:
- a CDS encoding radical SAM protein yields the protein MQKKIVIITLYQYGAFGSMVLSDVLKSTNHSVFNIFFKKDKTNVMELPTEKEKKLLVDLIKDINPELIGISTRSTFFPVAKDITLKLRENVRSPIIWGGVHPTICPEECIQVADMICVGEGEKVVIELADGLANKQDTSKIKGLWLKKNGSVIQNEPQMLLQDLDELPLPSFDEKDTYSIENNCIQEGEPYYNDNLIHYNFMTGRGCPFHCNFCSNSILKNIFENKGPYIRQRTVQNVIEELKLAKKRFKKLRSVSSNDEIFVLNKEWLKEFCKQYKSEINLPFHCDIYPTFINEDIIKMLVDAGLRTITVGIQSGSEQIREHCYGRKTSEVELKKKAEILKKFHIFPSYDLIFDNPIETENDIKNTLLFMLGLPRPFRINMYSLQYHPKTQLTETFLQQKIILPDDIDGASVKGFNQWHVNFDSETQKQELVFLYKLFELLSSFINLSKKNPGRVISVFPRWLIRLIEKNNYFRKYPQLTNWIAFLPKLTFGLGLVFQCEFKRLWRSSRNFLQNTK from the coding sequence ATGCAGAAGAAGATTGTAATAATAACCTTATATCAATATGGTGCCTTTGGCAGCATGGTTTTAAGCGATGTGCTGAAAAGTACAAATCATTCTGTGTTTAATATCTTTTTCAAAAAAGATAAGACCAATGTTATGGAACTACCGACAGAAAAAGAAAAAAAATTATTGGTTGATTTGATAAAAGATATAAATCCTGAACTTATCGGTATCAGTACCCGCTCAACCTTTTTCCCTGTTGCCAAAGATATTACTCTAAAATTAAGAGAAAATGTTCGTTCTCCTATAATATGGGGCGGCGTACATCCAACAATTTGTCCTGAAGAATGTATTCAGGTCGCTGATATGATTTGCGTTGGCGAAGGTGAAAAAGTAGTAATTGAATTAGCAGATGGATTAGCGAACAAACAGGATACAAGCAAAATAAAGGGTCTATGGCTTAAAAAAAACGGTTCAGTAATACAGAATGAACCACAGATGCTATTACAGGATTTGGACGAACTGCCGCTTCCATCTTTTGACGAAAAAGATACTTACTCAATTGAAAATAATTGTATACAAGAGGGCGAACCTTATTACAATGATAATCTGATACATTATAATTTCATGACCGGCAGGGGATGTCCATTTCATTGCAATTTCTGTTCTAACAGTATATTAAAGAACATTTTTGAGAACAAAGGACCTTACATACGACAACGAACTGTGCAAAATGTAATTGAAGAACTTAAATTAGCAAAAAAACGATTCAAAAAATTAAGAAGTGTGTCATCTAACGATGAAATTTTTGTTCTGAATAAAGAATGGCTTAAAGAATTTTGCAAACAGTATAAAAGCGAAATTAATCTTCCTTTCCACTGCGATATTTATCCAACATTTATCAACGAAGATATTATCAAAATGCTTGTGGATGCTGGTTTAAGAACAATTACAGTTGGAATACAAAGCGGTTCCGAACAGATAAGAGAACACTGTTATGGTCGGAAAACATCAGAAGTTGAATTAAAGAAAAAGGCAGAAATACTAAAAAAATTTCATATATTCCCTTCATATGATTTGATATTTGATAACCCAATAGAAACGGAAAACGATATTAAAAATACACTTCTTTTTATGCTTGGGTTACCGCGTCCTTTCAGAATAAATATGTACTCGTTGCAATATCATCCTAAGACACAACTTACAGAAACTTTTCTACAACAAAAAATTATATTACCGGACGATATTGACGGTGCATCGGTAAAAGGGTTTAACCAGTGGCATGTAAATTTTGACTCTGAAACACAAAAACAGGAATTGGTTTTCTTGTATAAACTATTTGAACTTCTGTCAAGTTTTATAAATTTAAGCAAAAAAAATCCCGGTAGAGTTATCTCAGTTTTTCCTCGCTGGCTTATTCGTCTTATTGAAAAAAATAATTACTTTAGAAAATATCCACAATTAACAAACTGGATTGCTTTTCTACCGAAACTTACTTTTGGATTGGGACTGGTATTTCAGTGTGAGTTTAAAAGATTATGGCGCAGCTCAAGAAATTTTTTACAAAATACCAAATAG
- a CDS encoding radical SAM protein, whose product MIKKVDIVLVNPGDRKQIYQNLEKEYSAIEPPFWVAVIAAYLRNNGIDVVINDANAENISPEETATKVNEIAPLLTAVIVYGSQPSASTQTMTIAGKICKALKEKTSSKVAIGGLHPSALPKRTLQEESVDFVIDGEGPITLKSLLEVLKSNKNDYSAVPGLWYYENENIKSNPRAPIIKNLDEILPISAWDLLPMQKYRAHNWHCFDNIENRMPYGVIYTSIGCPYSCIFCCINAPFGKPGIRYRSPELVVDEIGLLVKKYGIKNLKIADELFVLNEKHYMSIVNLLLQKGYDLNIWAYARVDTVKPENLEKMKRAGINWLALGIESANPGVRDGASKKIKSNIKLIVKSIQNAGIRVLGNFIFGLPNDTLETMQETLDMALELNCEFVNFYCAMAYPGSKLYEIAVKEKWKLPDAWHGFSQHSYETLPLSTKYVTAKEVLKFRDDAFYKYFQNSNYLCMIEAKFGIKVRQQIEGMTKIKLKRKILTEDKPSFSRR is encoded by the coding sequence ATGATTAAGAAAGTGGATATTGTTCTGGTAAACCCTGGTGACAGAAAACAAATTTATCAAAATTTGGAAAAAGAATATTCTGCAATTGAACCTCCTTTCTGGGTAGCAGTTATTGCAGCATATCTCAGGAATAATGGGATTGATGTAGTAATTAATGATGCAAACGCAGAAAACATTTCTCCGGAAGAAACCGCTACAAAAGTTAATGAGATTGCTCCATTATTAACTGCAGTAATAGTATATGGTTCTCAACCATCAGCATCCACACAAACTATGACGATTGCAGGAAAAATTTGTAAGGCGCTTAAAGAAAAAACATCTTCAAAAGTTGCGATAGGCGGACTCCATCCGTCAGCGCTTCCCAAACGAACATTACAAGAGGAAAGTGTTGATTTTGTAATAGATGGTGAAGGACCGATTACCTTAAAAAGTTTACTGGAAGTATTAAAGTCAAACAAAAATGATTATTCTGCTGTTCCTGGACTTTGGTATTATGAAAATGAAAATATAAAAAGTAACCCAAGAGCACCAATTATTAAAAACTTAGATGAAATATTACCTATATCTGCATGGGACTTACTACCGATGCAAAAATATAGAGCACATAATTGGCATTGCTTTGATAATATTGAAAATAGAATGCCATATGGCGTCATATATACAAGCATTGGATGTCCTTACTCTTGCATTTTTTGTTGTATAAATGCTCCTTTTGGAAAGCCAGGTATAAGATACAGGAGTCCTGAATTAGTTGTTGATGAAATAGGATTATTAGTAAAAAAATATGGAATAAAAAATCTTAAAATTGCTGATGAATTATTCGTTTTGAACGAAAAACATTACATGTCCATCGTAAATTTACTGCTACAAAAAGGATATGACCTAAATATATGGGCATATGCAAGAGTAGATACCGTAAAACCTGAAAATCTTGAAAAAATGAAACGGGCAGGTATTAACTGGCTCGCGCTGGGAATTGAATCTGCAAATCCTGGCGTTAGAGACGGCGCATCAAAAAAAATAAAGAGCAATATTAAACTTATTGTTAAATCAATTCAAAATGCCGGAATTAGAGTCCTGGGAAATTTTATCTTCGGATTGCCGAATGATACTTTGGAAACGATGCAAGAAACTTTGGATATGGCCCTGGAATTAAATTGTGAATTTGTAAACTTTTACTGTGCGATGGCATATCCCGGTTCTAAACTTTATGAAATTGCGGTTAAAGAAAAATGGAAACTCCCGGATGCGTGGCATGGTTTTTCTCAACATTCTTATGAAACTCTGCCATTATCAACAAAATATGTTACGGCAAAAGAGGTACTAAAATTCAGAGATGACGCTTTTTATAAATACTTCCAAAATTCAAATTACTTATGTATGATTGAAGCAAAATTTGGCATAAAAGTTAGACAACAAATTGAAGGAATGACAAAAATAAAATTAAAAAGAAAGATATTAACCGAGGACAAACCATCTTTTTCAAGGAGGTAG
- a CDS encoding class I SAM-dependent methyltransferase — protein MSLKDYGAAQEIFYKIPNSEEMKECPVCKTNRNKLIFHHIYDSQDIVQCEKCKLVFLNSSLQKAEWLEYIKKGLYLSSQKYIKNALARLQKNKPGKLLDIGCGNGEFLYQAQKLGWDVTGVELFEGNNLYNLPVKYGIFEEMDLPENYFDIVTFWGVTEYLIDPLKFFEKVKTVLKNSGKILFVMSNYYSVQRAIMKVHNFPRQQLVWSMPSIKFLFEKVGLRIIKYDYRNDIRNGRCTELITFLFKKIVLRKTEYQILLEHNSNIRERGFIIFIIKVLDRIITIPLSVMLSLLGYTGVVNITAKKI, from the coding sequence GTGAGTTTAAAAGATTATGGCGCAGCTCAAGAAATTTTTTACAAAATACCAAATAGTGAAGAAATGAAAGAATGTCCCGTCTGTAAAACCAACAGGAATAAACTTATTTTTCATCATATATATGATTCACAGGACATTGTTCAATGTGAAAAATGCAAACTTGTATTTCTTAATTCATCGCTACAAAAAGCGGAATGGCTTGAATATATCAAAAAAGGATTATATTTAAGTTCGCAGAAATATATAAAAAATGCTTTAGCCCGATTACAAAAAAATAAACCCGGAAAACTTTTGGATATCGGCTGTGGTAATGGTGAATTCTTGTATCAAGCACAAAAACTGGGCTGGGATGTAACAGGAGTAGAACTATTTGAAGGCAATAACTTGTATAACTTACCTGTAAAATATGGAATATTTGAGGAAATGGATTTACCTGAAAATTATTTTGATATCGTTACTTTCTGGGGAGTAACGGAGTATTTAATAGACCCGCTGAAATTTTTTGAGAAAGTTAAAACTGTCTTAAAAAATAGCGGTAAAATCTTGTTTGTTATGAGTAATTATTATTCCGTTCAGCGAGCAATAATGAAAGTCCACAACTTCCCAAGACAGCAATTGGTCTGGTCAATGCCAAGCATTAAATTTCTATTTGAAAAAGTGGGATTGAGAATAATTAAGTATGACTATAGAAATGATATTAGAAACGGTAGATGTACTGAACTGATAACCTTTTTATTCAAAAAAATAGTTCTACGAAAAACAGAATATCAAATTTTATTGGAACATAATAGCAACATAAGAGAACGCGGTTTTATTATATTTATCATAAAAGTATTGGACAGAATAATTACAATACCTTTATCTGTTATGCTGTCACTTTTGGGGTATACTGGTGTTGTGAATATAACAGCCAAAAAAATTTAA
- a CDS encoding radical SAM protein produces MTKIMLMNIPGGPYPTDFPPFAISRIIEGLSPTLNCNFSFFDLDCYRPLFEEIKEKIQSFSPQIIGFSAVLTSAYSYLKKLSAFIKNNFPDIIQVLGGEMAVISNIILQKTKIDFCVTGESEPTFSNLISRLQQNKFDITNKENYKDIKGLVFLINDLPFFTGYEEKETTNAVRQMNYDLISKFTNIDQYMQPIDSQFYRNRINKNEIKSFFSLFRSENLNKKIGQVCASKGCVGRCTFCHRFFKGYKVIDPDTVINYLDELIKKYDIGLIQFAEENFGSNSKATYKIVNYLKEKKLNWAAGAVRAGTVNEETVKLWKEAGCVNINFGIESCSQKMLNVLGKYTTIEQNLNALELLNKYKIFYILGLLIGMPGETEETIEETIRNLSTVIPNDINIPYEISINWFQAVPGTPGYEFTRRIGFIGQTLEEEEKYIESLYNVDANDINHYLNFTDYEKEEIAYWKNYIFFELVVAYIRKHGIIKTLKSKKANRYKYGLIYMTIPKIIRKFLLKYFTIVRYFGLGKLLSFLCRKLFIKKRKYFSNISSSLRTVNKGIPLVIREDDIYTSILREGR; encoded by the coding sequence ATGACAAAGATTATGCTGATGAACATTCCAGGTGGACCATATCCGACTGACTTCCCGCCATTTGCAATATCAAGAATTATTGAAGGCTTAAGCCCAACCTTAAATTGTAACTTTTCATTTTTTGATTTAGACTGTTACAGACCGCTTTTTGAAGAAATAAAAGAAAAAATTCAATCATTTTCTCCACAGATAATCGGTTTCAGTGCGGTTTTAACCTCTGCTTATTCTTATTTAAAAAAACTATCCGCTTTTATAAAAAATAATTTCCCTGATATAATTCAGGTTTTAGGCGGTGAAATGGCTGTAATATCAAATATAATTTTGCAAAAAACAAAAATTGATTTCTGCGTAACTGGTGAATCAGAACCGACTTTCAGCAACCTAATTTCCAGATTACAGCAGAATAAATTTGATATTACAAACAAAGAAAATTACAAAGATATAAAAGGACTTGTTTTTTTAATAAATGACTTACCTTTTTTTACTGGCTACGAAGAAAAGGAAACAACAAATGCAGTTAGACAGATGAATTATGACCTGATTTCCAAATTTACAAATATAGACCAATATATGCAACCAATTGATAGCCAATTTTATAGAAACAGGATTAACAAGAATGAAATCAAAAGTTTTTTCAGTTTATTTAGAAGCGAAAATCTGAACAAAAAAATAGGACAGGTATGTGCTAGTAAAGGATGTGTGGGCAGATGTACATTCTGTCATAGATTTTTTAAGGGCTATAAAGTCATTGATCCGGATACAGTAATAAATTATCTTGATGAATTAATAAAAAAATATGATATCGGGTTAATACAGTTTGCAGAAGAAAATTTTGGTTCAAATAGTAAAGCAACTTATAAAATTGTAAATTACTTAAAAGAAAAAAAGTTAAACTGGGCTGCGGGAGCAGTTCGGGCAGGAACTGTTAATGAAGAAACGGTAAAATTATGGAAGGAAGCAGGATGTGTCAATATAAATTTTGGTATAGAGTCATGTTCTCAAAAAATGTTAAATGTACTGGGAAAATATACCACCATTGAACAAAACTTAAATGCCCTTGAATTATTAAATAAATATAAAATTTTCTATATACTCGGACTTCTTATCGGCATGCCTGGCGAAACAGAAGAAACCATAGAAGAAACTATACGAAATTTATCCACCGTTATACCTAATGATATAAACATACCATATGAAATATCCATCAACTGGTTTCAGGCAGTTCCAGGCACACCAGGTTATGAATTCACAAGGAGAATAGGATTTATCGGGCAAACACTGGAAGAAGAAGAAAAATATATTGAAAGTCTTTATAATGTAGATGCTAATGATATTAACCATTACTTAAATTTTACAGACTACGAAAAAGAAGAGATTGCCTATTGGAAAAATTACATTTTTTTTGAACTAGTCGTGGCGTATATAAGAAAACACGGTATTATAAAAACATTGAAGAGTAAAAAAGCTAATAGATATAAATACGGATTAATTTATATGACCATTCCAAAGATAATAAGAAAATTCTTATTAAAGTATTTTACAATCGTAAGATATTTCGGTTTAGGAAAATTATTATCCTTCCTTTGTAGAAAACTGTTCATCAAGAAACGGAAATACTTTTCAAATATCAGCAGTTCTTTAAGAACGGTCAACAAAGGTATTCCCTTAGTCATCAGAGAAGATGATATCTACACTTCTATTTTAAGAGAAGGACGATAA
- a CDS encoding transketolase, producing MRKEGLVEFLKEKSFWVRKETLNIHRIARDTRLTSSLSCVEILVVLYYGKIINFNPSNIYWEKRDRFIISKGHGGISFYPILADLGYFDMKELSRVCYKDSFLGGIPDCIIPGFETTNGSLGHGLGVACGVALALKKKKRTEKVFVLLGDGELNEGSVWEAIMFAGEYKLDNLTAILDNNKICMLGFCKNIINMEPLDEKFKVFRWDVTTVNGHDIEQLYNSLTVLKSIESGKPKILIADTIKGKGIPRIENDPLCHIRSYSPEEIDEIIKRLK from the coding sequence ATGCGAAAGGAAGGTTTAGTTGAATTTTTAAAAGAAAAATCTTTTTGGGTAAGAAAAGAAACCTTGAATATACATAGGATAGCAAGGGATACAAGACTTACCTCATCGTTATCCTGTGTTGAAATATTGGTTGTGCTTTATTATGGAAAAATTATCAATTTCAATCCATCCAATATTTACTGGGAAAAAAGAGATCGGTTTATCATCAGTAAGGGCCACGGCGGGATTTCTTTCTATCCCATACTTGCTGACTTAGGCTATTTTGATATGAAAGAATTATCAAGAGTCTGTTATAAAGATTCCTTTTTGGGTGGAATACCCGATTGTATAATACCAGGATTTGAAACTACAAATGGTTCGCTTGGCCACGGATTGGGGGTTGCCTGTGGCGTTGCCCTTGCACTTAAAAAGAAAAAAAGAACTGAAAAAGTCTTCGTTCTTTTAGGCGATGGTGAACTAAACGAAGGTTCAGTATGGGAAGCAATTATGTTTGCAGGAGAATACAAACTTGACAACCTGACTGCGATACTTGATAACAATAAAATCTGCATGCTTGGTTTTTGCAAGAATATAATTAACATGGAACCACTTGATGAAAAATTTAAGGTATTTAGATGGGATGTAACAACTGTTAATGGCCATGATATTGAACAGTTATACAATTCACTAACAGTGCTTAAATCAATAGAATCTGGTAAACCAAAGATTCTGATAGCTGACACAATAAAAGGAAAAGGAATACCGCGGATAGAAAACGATCCACTATGTCATATCAGGAGTTATTCGCCTGAAGAAATAGATGAAATAATTAAGAGGCTAAAATGA
- a CDS encoding transketolase C-terminal domain-containing protein, whose amino-acid sequence MKSEIRIMREVFIEQIYKRMRTDKNILFLSADFGAPMLDKLRMTFKNRFFNVGIAEQNLINISTGLALEEFVVYVYALAPFLTMRAYEQLKINVSLLTQLRPLNINLIGVGAGISYDLSGPTHHSLEDISIIRALPNIEFFSPSDSVLVEKFFDYSIEVKKPKYLRLDGKPLANIYSDKKKINWKEGLCELRKGEKVCLVTTGYMTQKAIKLARELSKQNINIGVIDVFMLKPFNQFFFLKTIKKYQTAITLEEAFVNKGGLDSIISCTLHNNNSNIRLKTMGLADKYVFDLGAREYLHKLNKLDEENIIKNIKELLS is encoded by the coding sequence ATGAAATCTGAAATAAGGATTATGCGCGAGGTTTTTATTGAACAGATCTATAAACGTATGCGTACAGATAAAAATATTCTGTTTCTTTCTGCTGATTTTGGAGCACCAATGCTTGACAAATTACGAATGACATTTAAAAACAGATTTTTCAATGTTGGCATCGCAGAACAGAATCTTATAAACATATCAACTGGATTAGCACTTGAGGAATTTGTAGTTTATGTCTATGCTCTCGCACCATTCTTGACAATGCGAGCATATGAGCAGTTAAAGATAAACGTTTCTTTACTTACTCAATTAAGACCCTTGAACATAAATTTAATTGGTGTCGGAGCAGGAATCAGTTATGATTTATCCGGTCCAACTCACCATTCTCTTGAAGATATAAGCATAATAAGAGCACTGCCTAATATTGAGTTTTTCTCACCCAGCGATTCTGTTCTTGTTGAAAAGTTTTTTGATTATTCAATAGAAGTGAAAAAACCAAAATATCTGAGATTAGATGGTAAACCTTTGGCAAATATATATTCCGATAAAAAAAAGATAAACTGGAAAGAAGGACTTTGTGAATTACGTAAAGGTGAAAAAGTATGTCTTGTTACAACAGGATACATGACACAAAAAGCAATTAAACTTGCTAGAGAACTTTCAAAACAAAATATTAATATCGGAGTGATAGATGTTTTCATGTTGAAACCCTTTAATCAGTTTTTTTTCCTGAAGACAATAAAAAAATATCAAACTGCCATTACACTTGAAGAAGCATTTGTAAATAAAGGGGGGTTAGATAGCATAATTTCATGTACATTACACAACAACAATTCAAATATACGACTTAAAACTATGGGACTGGCTGATAAATATGTCTTCGATCTCGGGGCCAGAGAATATTTGCACAAATTGAATAAGTTAGATGAAGAAAATATTATAAAAAATATAAAAGAGTTATTAAGCTAA
- a CDS encoding radical SAM protein codes for MLENKTDIKKQKLDLLLINPSINYFKDQKSILARRVEDEIIISNSPSPGIAYLLAVAKQNKLNAKFIDMVAESITIDNLIQYINTFKPTIIGFTALTVQIKSAGFIAEKIKNLFPDILICVGGIHSTVMPKETLSEFSGFDFVVCGEGELVLINIFNNLKKGISLSTIKGVVTREKMDFSFDRIKDLNMLPFPAWEEIDITKYTGIYPHRTKLELPVWTSRGCPFSCIFCARSFGRHRIHRSIASVISEIERNILDFGCESIAFIDETFIVDLKWSSELFNTMITKGINKKITWSCETRVDIATPEFFRLMKDSGCYYIFFGFESADENILKSSSKNITIAQMKKAVKWTKEAGIITSGSFIIGLPGETEETVKKSIALAQELGLYSVTFPIAVPFPGTILRKMAINHDYGLKILTDNWDDYDKQYPGVMESEQLSIEKRRELQKLAYTLLPKKKIQEYIKKELEIK; via the coding sequence ATGTTAGAAAACAAAACAGATATTAAAAAGCAAAAACTTGACTTATTATTGATCAATCCAAGTATTAACTATTTTAAAGATCAAAAGAGTATTTTAGCACGAAGGGTTGAAGATGAAATTATAATTTCTAATAGTCCTTCTCCCGGAATTGCATATCTGCTTGCAGTTGCAAAACAAAACAAACTAAATGCTAAATTCATTGATATGGTTGCGGAAAGTATTACTATTGACAATCTTATACAATATATCAATACATTTAAACCAACAATAATTGGTTTTACCGCATTAACAGTACAAATCAAATCAGCAGGATTTATTGCAGAAAAAATAAAGAATCTTTTCCCTGATATTTTGATATGCGTTGGTGGTATTCATTCGACAGTGATGCCAAAAGAAACGTTGAGCGAGTTTTCCGGATTTGATTTCGTCGTCTGCGGAGAGGGAGAACTTGTCCTTATCAATATATTCAATAATTTGAAAAAAGGAATATCATTATCGACAATTAAAGGTGTAGTTACAAGAGAGAAAATGGATTTCTCCTTTGATAGAATCAAAGATCTTAATATGCTTCCTTTCCCGGCATGGGAAGAAATAGATATTACTAAATATACGGGTATATATCCGCATAGAACAAAATTAGAACTTCCAGTATGGACAAGCAGAGGTTGCCCTTTCTCTTGTATATTCTGTGCCAGATCGTTTGGAAGACACAGAATACATAGGTCAATTGCATCTGTGATTAGTGAAATTGAAAGAAATATTTTAGACTTTGGGTGTGAATCAATTGCATTTATTGATGAGACATTTATCGTTGATTTAAAATGGAGCAGTGAACTTTTTAATACAATGATTACCAAAGGAATAAATAAAAAGATTACATGGTCATGTGAAACACGAGTAGATATCGCTACGCCAGAATTTTTCCGTCTGATGAAGGATTCTGGTTGTTATTATATTTTTTTTGGATTTGAAAGTGCGGATGAAAATATTTTGAAATCTTCTAGTAAAAATATAACAATTGCACAGATGAAAAAAGCTGTAAAATGGACTAAAGAAGCAGGAATCATAACCAGTGGAAGTTTTATAATTGGGCTACCTGGCGAAACTGAGGAAACAGTAAAAAAATCTATAGCATTAGCCCAAGAGTTAGGTTTATACTCAGTCACATTTCCAATTGCTGTGCCATTCCCAGGTACAATTTTAAGAAAAATGGCCATAAATCATGACTATGGCTTAAAAATACTGACAGACAACTGGGACGATTACGATAAACAATATCCTGGAGTAATGGAAAGTGAACAGTTGTCCATAGAGAAAAGAAGAGAATTACAAAAATTGGCTTATACATTGCTACCAAAGAAAAAAATACAAGAATATATAAAAAAGGAATTAGAAATAAAATAA
- a CDS encoding glycosyltransferase: MQNTFFLNKNILYLLPTDENQYLNFLYEELRKYLANIYRLDVVGYFNQNGLKNTVKYIENLISNKKIDILISSPFATEYQLSVEFYVLLKNKVKIVFWFGDDEMYFDSYNKYYSQVANAVITTDYFSVFAYKKLGVPAICYFDTRSKSDYYPVEVKKDIDVCFLGDCTKSDRMEYIIFLIKNGIDIRTFGKGSKNGFVDWGKQSEIFSRSKVNLNFTKIDILNWINRDEPILNRIKQNKGRLIEIALTKSFCLTEYAPSINIYFEIGKEIDVFHNKKELLEKVKYYLSNETKRKEMAENAYKRVINNYVPKIVFPKVLKELGEILEKNNKQKTEKIKIYLSRAFKIKSINSLTFSVFIMLKNKKIFYALELFIKLFRYGFFIFFAGFYGGLVRVLKNITAKIS; the protein is encoded by the coding sequence ATGCAGAATACTTTCTTTCTAAATAAAAATATTCTATATCTTTTACCGACTGATGAAAACCAGTATTTGAATTTTCTATATGAAGAGTTAAGAAAATACTTGGCCAATATCTATCGTTTAGATGTTGTTGGATATTTCAACCAGAACGGTCTCAAAAATACTGTAAAATACATTGAAAATTTAATATCCAATAAAAAAATAGATATTCTTATTTCATCTCCTTTTGCAACTGAATATCAGTTATCTGTTGAATTTTATGTCTTATTAAAAAATAAAGTAAAAATTGTTTTTTGGTTTGGTGATGATGAGATGTATTTTGATTCTTATAATAAGTACTATTCTCAGGTTGCAAATGCTGTAATTACTACAGATTATTTTAGTGTTTTTGCATATAAAAAATTGGGTGTTCCTGCGATTTGTTACTTTGATACCCGCAGCAAAAGTGACTATTATCCTGTTGAAGTAAAAAAAGATATTGATGTTTGTTTTTTAGGGGATTGCACTAAAAGTGATAGAATGGAATATATCATTTTTTTGATTAAAAATGGGATTGATATAAGAACTTTTGGGAAAGGTTCAAAAAATGGATTTGTAGACTGGGGAAAACAATCAGAAATATTTTCTAGAAGCAAAGTAAATTTGAATTTTACTAAAATAGATATTTTAAATTGGATAAATAGAGACGAACCGATATTAAACAGAATAAAACAAAACAAAGGAAGACTGATTGAAATTGCTTTAACTAAATCATTTTGTCTTACAGAATATGCACCCAGTATAAACATTTATTTCGAAATCGGTAAAGAAATTGATGTCTTTCATAACAAGAAGGAATTATTAGAAAAAGTAAAGTATTATCTCTCCAATGAAACTAAACGAAAGGAAATGGCTGAAAATGCATATAAAAGAGTAATCAATAATTATGTGCCAAAAATTGTTTTCCCGAAAGTATTAAAAGAATTAGGTGAAATTTTAGAAAAAAATAATAAACAAAAAACAGAAAAAATTAAAATATACTTGAGTAGAGCTTTCAAAATAAAGTCAATAAATAGTTTAACTTTTTCTGTATTTATTATGCTTAAAAATAAAAAAATATTTTATGCACTGGAACTATTTATAAAATTATTCAGATATGGTTTTTTTATATTTTTTGCAGGTTTTTACGGTGGGCTGGTCAGGGTACTAAAAAATATAACCGCAAAAATCAGTTAA